A window from Culex pipiens pallens isolate TS chromosome 3, TS_CPP_V2, whole genome shotgun sequence encodes these proteins:
- the LOC120420892 gene encoding protein masquerade produces the protein MLLLKILPVFVLVVGRTRAQDDSLAGSFLSGLLDSITSTEDAKGCPGVCVHTLATLICYEVLEDIPCPSPSMRCCVESQAAAANISTTTARPRPTTTTRAPTTTTPKPTTEAKIKEKEKDNKSNSTCPGVCVADRIAEYCEAYLTTSGLCKSGTKCCVSRDIYPDKTPADLYVPTAHYESKVNKTTTPKPHTRTTEKPTTPEEPIRSKTNPPPKPTKPTPPKHKQGQVSNQQGAVHKSCEGECVNGLFALFCDDVDSEAFCPNEGSCCVTGTSEDTKQEVVTTTRRPATPPPLPRCPGFCMLNIMAAFCERPSVLIQHTSNCKRGSVCCDNTKVPVTRPPPRRPPPPPPTTTHAPTTTAAPDPREECPGSCIVGLLSFTCFRNAEMTDLFKCKKSGTQCCAPKSRIQEAQMAAGKIKLPNETANYPPPPNMVAQPYPPQAPPMPPPQQQQPQGGYGPPVPNTYPGPVSNNIYEVQPTQQPIHQHSQPIYEPLPTTTTARPQVYSKYVCGVKGTSRGARSFLSRIALEHAVAPSRSRTGRHIEMENIYKSKSTERLVLGHSIVPIPIIYHDHNDTIPEDILNHPSISRTNTTTTKYWNSHRQARVVGGEDGENGEWCWQVALINSLNQYLCGAALIGTQWVLTAAHCVTNIVRSGDAIYVRVGDYDLTRKYGSPGAQTLRVATTYIHHNHNSQTLDNDIALLKLHGQAELRDGVCLVCLPARGVNHAAGKRCTVTGYGYMGEAGPIPLRVREAEIPIVSDAECIRKVNAVTEKIFILPASSFCAGGEEGNDACQGDGGGPLVCQDDGFYELAGLVSWGFGCGRVDVPGVYVKVSSFIGWINQIISVNNL, from the exons GATTACTCGATTCCATCACAAGTACAGAGGACGCAAAAGGATGCCCTGGAGTGTGCGTACACACACTGGCAACGCTCATATGCTACGAAGTCCTGGAGGACATCCCATGTCCTTCACCTAGCATGAGATGTTGTGTAGAAAGCCAGGCGGCTGCAGCAAACATATCCACCACAACAGCTCGACCTAGGCCTACAACCACAACGAGAGCACCAACCACGACAACACCAAAGCCCACAACCGAGGCAAAGAtcaaggaaaaggaaaaggacaACAAAAGCAATT CAACGTGTCCTGGTGTTTGCGTAGCTGACCGGATAGCAGAGTATTGTGAGGCATATCTCACAACTTCGGGACTTTGCAAAAGTGGAACAAAGTGTTGTGTTTCGAGAGACATCTACCCGGATAAAACTCCAGCAGATCTTTACGTACCAACGGCACACTACGAAAGCAAGGTCAACAAAACCACGACACCAAAGCCACACACAAGAACCACGGAAAAGCCAACAACTCCAGAAGAACCCATCAGGTCGAAAACGAATCCACCACCGAAGCCAACAAAACCAACACCCCCGAAGCATAAACAGGGTCAAGTCTCGAATCAACAAGGTGCCGTTCACAAATCATGCGAAGGAGAATGTGTGAATGGGTTGTTTGCACTGTTCTGCGACGACGTCGATAGTGAGGCATTCTGTCCGAATGAAGGTTCTTGCTGCGTCACTGGAACGTCTGAAGATACCAAACAAGAGGTGGTCACCACGACCCGGAGACCGGCTACTCCC CCTCCATTGCCGCGTTGTCCCGGATTCTGTATGCTAAACATCATGGCTGCGTTCTGTGAACGTCCTTCGGTGTTGATTCAGCACACTTCAAACTGCAAGCGAGGTTCGGTTTGCTGTGACAATACTAAGGTTCCTGTAACTAGACCACCGCCAAGACGGCCTCCACCACCACCTCCAACTACGACACATGCTCCGACCACTACTGCTGCTCCAGACCCACGTGAGGAATGTCCAGGATCGTGCATCGTTGGATTGCTGAGCTTCACCTGTTTCCGAAATGCTGAAATGACCGATCTATTCAAGTGTAAGAAATCTGGAACGCAGTGCTGCGCTCCCAAGAGTAGAATTCAGGAAGCCCAAATGGCAGCTGGTAAAATTAAGCTACCAAACGAAACGGCCAACTACCCACCTCCTCCAAACATGGTCGCCCAGCCTTACCCACCACAAGCTCCACCGATGCCACCACCACAACAGCAGCAACCACAAGGCGGATATGGGCCACCAGTGCCAAACACTTATCCAGGACCTGTGAGTAACAACATCTACGAGGTGCAACCAACACAACAGCCAATTCATCAGCACTCGCAGCCTATCTACGAACCACTTCCGACCACAACGACGGCCAGGCCTCAAGTGTACTCCAAGTACGTCTGCGGAGTGAAGGGAACCAGCCGTGGTGCTCGATCCTTCCTCAGCCGGATTGCACTGGAACATGCAGTTGCACCCAGCAGAAGTCGAACAGGACGTCACATCGAAATGGAGAATATCTACAAGTCGAAGAGTACGGAACGGCTAGTTCTGGGTCACAGCATTGTACCTATTCCGATCATATACCACGATCACAATGACACGATTCCGGAAGATATACTTAATCACCCGAGTATATCTAGGACAAACACGACCACGACCAAGTACTGGAACAGTCATCGCCAAGCACGCGTTGTAGGCGGAGAAGATGGCGAAAACGGCGAATGGTGTTGGCAGGTCGCTCTGATCAACTCGCTGAATCAGTACCTCTGTGGAGCCGCTCTCATTGGCACGCAGTGGGTCCTGACCGCTGCGCATTGCGTGACAAA CATTGTGCGATCTGGTGACGCAATCTATGTGCGAGTTGGTGACTACGACTTGACACGTAAATACGGAAGCCCCGGAGCGCAAACGCTGCGGGTGGCGACGACTTACATTCATCACAACCACAACAGCCAAACGTTGGACAACGATATTGCCCTGTTGAAACTTCACGGTCAAGCTGAGCTTCGAGATGGCGTTTGTTTG GTTTGCCTGCCGGCACGAGGTGTCAACCATGCCGCCGGAAAACGGTGCACCGTCACCGGATACGGATACATGGGTGAAGCCGGTCCAATTCCGCTGCGAGTGCGTGAAGCCGAGATTCCCATCGTGAGTGATGCCGAGTGCATCCGAAAGGTGAACGCCGTAACGGAAAAGATCTTCATCCTGCCCGCCTCCAGCTTTTGTGCCGGTGGTGAAGAGGGTAATGATGCCTGCCAGGGTGACGGCGGAGGTCCATTGGTTTGCCAGGACGACGGCTTCTACGAGCTGGCAGGACTTGTGTCGTGGGGATTCGGATGCGGCCGAGTGGACGTGCCAGGAGTTTATGTTAAGGTGTCTTCGTTCATTGGTTGGATAAATCAAATTATCAGTGTCAACAATCTTTGA